The genome window CCTGCAGATCAGCCAGAATACCGACTTGTTTATTCTGCAAACGGGCACGCTCTCTGACAAGCTCAGCAAGTGCAAGGTGTGTGTCAGACTCACCATGAGAAAAGTTGAGCCTGACCACATTCATTCCGGCTGCGATCATCGCATCCAGTACTTGAGGGCTTTGTGTGGCCGGCCCTAAAGTCGCAACAATTTTTGTTCGTCTTATGGCCGTCACATGAAACTCCTTTATGATTGTGCGGCGCGCTGCTCCAGAATATCAACAGCAGGTAACTTCTTGCCTTCAAGAAACTCTAGAAATGCACCGCCACCGGTTGAAATATAAGAAATATCGTCACAAATTTTATATTTAGACACTGCCGCTAATGTATCACCACCACCAGCAATAGAAAATGCATCAGACTCAGCGATGGCCATCGCGACTTCTTTTGTACCTTCACCAAACTGATTAAATTCAAATACACCCACAGGACCGTTCCAAACAATGGTACCGGCATTTTTTAAAATTTCTGTTAAAGCAGCGGCAGATTTTGGACCAATATCAAAAATCATGTCATCAGCCACAATATCAGCCACTTTTTTGGTTTCAGCTTCTGCATTCTCAGCAAAGTGCTTTCCACATACGACATCAACAGGGACCGGAATATCCCCGCCACGATTTTGGGCTTCTGCGCGTAATTTTTTACAGGTATCAATCAAATCTTCTTCATAAAGTGAATTACCCACTTGATAACCTTCGGCTGCAATAAAGGTGTTGGCTATCCCGCCGCCGACGATAAGCTGATCCACTTTTTTTGATAATGATTCTAGAACGGTTAATTTTGTTGATACTTTTGAGCCACCCACAATGGCGACAAGTGGTCTTGCTGGATTATCTAATGCCTTAGCCAGTGCCTCCAATTCTGTTGCCAGTAGTGGACCAGCACAAGCAATGGGCGCATACTTCGCCACACCATGAGTCGAAGCCTGAGCACGATGGGCGGTGCCAAACGCGTCCATCACAAACACATCACATAACTTCGCCATGCGACGAGATAAGGCTTCATCATTCGCCTTTTCACCCTTATTAAATCGCACATTTTCGCAAAGTACGACTTCACCCGCTTCAACAGGAATGAACTCGGGTTCCAACCAGTTTTGTTCAAGTCGCACCGGGCGATCTAATAAAGCAGATAAATAATTGGCTACCGGCGCCAATGAGTATTGATGTTCGTATTCACCTTCAGTGGGTCTGCCAAGGTGTGACATGATCATGACTTTTGCACCTGCTTTTAATGCCATTTCGATAGTAGGCAATGAAGCATGAATTCGGGTGCCATCAGCAACCACACCTTTTTTCAGTGGCACATTGAGATCCTGGCGAATCAGTACACGCTTACCCGCCAAATCCAGATCAGCCATCTTGATTACAGACATGATGATTTTCCTCGTGAATAATTAAAATTGTGACTTTCATCACAAAGTATAACGTTCTAGAACAGTTTGACCATAAAAAAAGGCTTTCTGGATTCAGAAAGCCTTCGTTTTTTTATTGGAAAAAGAATGAATTAACGACCGACGTATTGAACAAGACGCATCATATTGCAAGTATAACCATATTCATTGTCATACCATGCAACCACTTTTACGAAGGTCTTGTCCAGTGCGATACCCGCACCCGCATCAAAGTTAGAAGGCGCAGTATGACCACGGAAGTCTGTTGATACTACGCTTTCATCTGTATAACCGAGTACATCTTTTAATTCAGCGTCTGAGGCTGCTTTCATCGCTGTGCAGATATCGTCGTAGCTTGCGTCTTTTTCCAGTTCAACCGTCAAATCCACAACAGAGACGTCTGACGTGGGCACACGGAAAGCCATACCCGTTAATTTGCCATTCAAATCAGGTAGAACTTTACCGACCGCTTTCGCAGCACCAGTTGATGATGGGATGATATTTTCTAAAATGCCACGACCACCACGCCAATCTTTCATTGATGGGCCATCGACTGTTTTTTGAGTCGCTGTCGCCGCGTGGACGGTGGTCATCAAGCCGCGCTTAATACCAAAGCTATCGTGTAATACTTTGGCAACAGGCGCTAGGGCATTGGTTGTACAGGATGCGGCAGACACAATTGACTGACCGTCATAATCTTTGTGATTAACCCCGAAAACAAACATCGGGGTGTGATCTTTTGATGGCGCAGACTGCACTACTTTTTTAGCACCCGCCTCAATATGTGCCTGACAACTTTCTTCAGTCAGGAAAAAACCTGTACATTCGATGATTAGATCAGCGCCGACTTCATCCCATTTTAAGTCTGCTGGGTTACGTTCGGCAGTAATGCGAATAGTTTTACCATTGACCACCAGGTTGCCGTCTCTGACTTCGACTTCACCATGGAAGCGACCATGTACAGAATCATATTTGAGCATGTAGGCCAGATACTCTGGATCTAACAAATCATTGATAGCGACCACTTCAATATCTGTAAAATCTTTGATGGCTGCACGAAACGCCATGCGACCAATACGGCCAAAACCGTTTATACCGACTCTAATCGTCATGCTTAGTCCCCTATCACTATATCCGTCTGTCTAAGAACTGAAATCTCAGTTTGAAATTTCACTTATTAGACTTTCGAGCTTTAGAGAGAGAAAACCAGTGAGCAGATGCCCACTGGTTCAATCTCTTTACTTCATTTCTAAACCAGTAATAATTACAGTACTGATTTAACTGTCTTAACGACATTTTCAACGGTGAAGCCGAAGTGTTTCATCAACACACCACCTGGCGCAGATTCACCAAATGTGTCGATACCAACAACACCACCTTCCAGGCCAACATACTTGCGCCAGAAGTCAGTCACACCCGCTTCAACAGATACACGTTTAACACCTGGTGTTAATACGCTGTCTTTGTAAGCTTGGTCTTGACGATCAAACACGTTAGTTGAAGGCATAGAAACAACGCGTGCTTTCACACCGTCAGCTTTCAGTTCTTCTTGTGCTTTAACCGCTAAGTCAACTTCAGAACCTGTCGCGATAATGATGACATCCGCTGCGCCGCCTTCTGCTTCAGACAGAACATAAGCACCTTTACGGATACCTTCAAAGTCAGCTGTGTCGTGTTTACGACCAGGAATACCTTGACGGCTTAATACTAAGCTTGAAGGACCATCTTTACGTTCAACCGCAGCAACCCAAGCAACAGCCACTTCAGTTTCATCAGAAGGACGCCATACATCCATGTTAGGAATGTAACGCAGACCTGCTGTGTTTTCGATTGGTTGGTGAGTAGGACCGTCTTCACCCTGACCGATAGAGTCATGAGTTAAAATAGCGATTGTGCGTTGTTTCATCAATGCCGCCATACGCAGTGCAGACTTAGCATAGTCAGAGAACATGTGGAACGTACCACCGTAAGGCAGTAAACCACCGTGCAGTGCCATACCATTCATGATGGCATACATACCAAACTCACGAACACCGTATGAAATGTAGTTACCTGACTCTTTACCAGAAACATGTTTGAAGCTTGAACAGCTTGTCAGATTAGAACCTGTTAAGTCAGCAGAACCACCGATAAATTCTGGTAATTCAGGTGCTAAAGCAGTGATAACGTTTTGTGATGCTTTACGTGAAGCAACGCTTTCTGCTTTATCGTTGAAATCAGCGATCATTTTATCTGTGAATTGTTTCCAGTCAGCGGGTAATTCACCTGCCATGCGGCGTTTAAATTCAGCAGCTAATTCTGGGTATTCAGCAGCATAAGCGTCGAATTTTTTGTTCCATTCAGCTTCCGCAGCATCACCTTTCGCTTTCGCATCCCAACCCGCATAAACGTCTTCAGGAATAACAAAAGGTTCGTAGTCCCAACCTAACTCTTTACGAGTTAATGCAACTTCTTCTTCACCTAATGCCGCACCATGACAATCATGGCTAGCAGATTTGTTTGGTGAACCGAAACCAATGATGGTTTTACAGCAAATCAATGACGGTTTGTCAGTCACTTTTTTCGCTGCTTCAATAGCTGCATTGATTGCATCAGAGTCGTGACCATCTACTGATTGAACGTGCCAGCCGTAAGCTTCGAAACGTTTAACAGTGTCATCTGTGTACCAGCCATCAATGTGACCGTCGATAGAGATGTTGTTGTCATCCCAGAATGCGATCAGATTACCCAGACCCCATGTACCAGCAAGAGCACATGCTTCATGAGAAACACCTTCCATTAAACAACCATCGCCCATGAAGACATAAGTGTGGTGGTTAACGATGTCATGACCTGGCTTGTTGAATTGATCAGCCATCAGTTTTTCAGCCATCGCAAAACCAACACCGTTGGTGATACCTTGACCTAATGGACCTGTTGTTGTTTCAACACCTGGTGCATAACCATACTCTGGGTGACCTGCACATTGTGAATGTAATTGACGGAATGTTTTGAGTGAATCCATTGGCAAGTCATAACCTGACAAATGCAACAATGAATAAATCAACATTGAACCGTGACCATTAGATAGGATGAAACGGTCACGATCAGCCCAATTTGGGTTATTTGGGTTGTGTTTTAAATGGTCATTCCATAACACTTCGGCAATATCTGCCATACCCATAGGCGCACCGGGGTGACCCGAGTTTGCCTTTTGTACTGCATCCATGCTGAGCGCACGGATTGCATTAGCTAAATGTCTACGTGTAGCCATTATCTACATTCTCCTATTAAAAAAATTAAGCTGCCCGCCATTTGATCGAGCAACCCATACTAGGTATTTGATTTTCTGGGCCGTGGCCTGTTTCTGCCACTTGTTTCATTGCTTCAAACAAATCTCGTCTGACATCAGATGCTGCGGCTTCTTTTCTACTGGCATCCAAACGACCGCGATATTGTAGTTGCAAATCACTGTTATAACCAAAAAAATCGGGTGTGCAGACTGCACCATAAGCCTGGGCAACCTGTTGTGTTTCGTCGTACAGATATGGAAATGAGAACGCTTGCTGTATCGCAAGCTGTTTCATATTGTCGAACGCGTCTTCAGGGTACTCGTTCACATCATTAGACATAATCGCGACAGAATTGATACCTAATGCTTTCAACTCATTCGTATCACGTACCAATCTATCTATTACCGCTTTTACATAAGGGCAATGGTTACAAATGAACATAACTAACAATCCATTTTCACCACGACAGTCTTCTAATGTCCAGATTTTACCGTCTGTTCCTGGCAGAGAAAAATCCACAGCAGGCAAACCAAATTCACAGACTGGTGTCTCTAAAGCCATAAACGCTCACTACAGTTATACTTTATGTCGTTTAAGATGAAAAACGACGCATGAAACTCTTTTGGAGTTCTGCATATTACCAGACAATTTACATAATGCGAAATGAAGCTGTCAGCGATTTTTAGCCTTGCCCTTTGCGATGATCTGTAAAAAAAGTAATGACTTAGATGAGGCACCGATGAAATTCCTCTCAGCCAATCGCAGCAGAAATAGAACAATTTCTGGCACTGCGCGGTTTCTTTGATCGCCTCAAGCTGAACATCGCATATTAAGGTGAACTGTTATCACTTCATGCCAACATCATGTTTTAATGTATTTATTGAATTACTACCTTTAATCAGGTTCATTTCCTAGCTGAGAATTTCATGGCTCAAAAAAAGCGCCCTCTAAAAAGCGTACCCGCTCAAAAAAATCACCACGTAGAAAAAAACAAACGGGGTTTATCAGCCGCTCAAGTTTGCTGAAAATTGCTTTTACTCTACTGGTTCTACTTGGATTATTAACCCTATTCCTTGATGTTCAGATTCGTAGTCAGTTTGAAGGCAAGCGCTGGGCTGTTCCTGCCAAGGTATATGCTCGCCCATTAGAGTTGTATGCTGGGGCTCCGCTCTCACTCTCCGACCTGAAAATTGAATTAAAAGGGTTAGGGTATCAATTTCGTTCAAAAGCCGCACAGCCTGGCCAGGCCGCCTTCTCCTCATCGAAGGCCATCATCGCCACTCGTGGCTTTCGTTTTAGCGATGGCATGGAGCCGGCAAGAAAACTCATTCTCGACTTTAATGCTGAAGGTGTAACACGCCTAAGAGATTATCAAGGTCAGGATGTGCCACTGGTTCGCCTTGAACCTGTTCTGATAGGAGGCATCTACCCACTTAATAATGAAGACCGGGATCTTATTCAGTTAAAAGATGCCCCTCCGATGTTGAGCGAAGCTTTAATCGCTATCGAAGACAGAGATTTTTACCAGCATCATGGCATCTCCCCCAAAGGCATAGCCCGAGCTATGGTTGCCAATATTAAGGCTGGTAGTTTTGTTCAGGGCGGTAGTACCCTGACTCAACAGCTTATTAAGAACTTCTATCTCACCTCTGACCGTAGTCTGGTTAGAAAGCTACTCGAAATTCCGATGGCTTTATTGTTAGAGCTGCACTACGACAAAGATGACATTTTGGAAGCCTATCTGAATGAAGTCTATCTGGGACAAGATGGCGCACGAGCCATTCATGGTTTTGGTTTGGGTGCACATTACTTTTTCGCACAACCGCTACAAGAGTTAAAACTGCATCAGTTAGCATTACTTGCCGGCCTAGTGAAGGGGCCTTCTTATTACGACCCAAGACGCCACCCTGAGCGGGCAAAGAATCGACGCAATCTGGTGCTAAAAGTGTTATATGAGCAAGATAAAATTACACAACAACAATATCAGCAAGCGAGAAACGCCAACCTTGATGTTGTCGAGAAAGGTACACTTTTAAAAGAAGCGTATCCAGCCTTTTTGGACTTAGTGAAAAGACAGTTACGTCGTGATTATCGTGATGAAGATCTGAACTCAGAAGGGCTACGGGTCTATACCAGCCTGGATCCGATCACTCAACGTCATGCTGAGTCATCTTTAAAATCCACCATTGCGAGTCTGCAACAACACCATGGCTCTAAATTAAAATCGCTACAGGGCAGTATGGTAGTGACAGACCCACAAACGGGTGAAGTCCTAGCGGTCATCGGTGACAAAAATACACGTTATAAAGGCTTTAATCGCGCATTGGACTCTGTACGCCCCATCGGCTCGTTGGTAAAACCTGCCGTGTATTTAACAGCCTTAGAACAAGGTAAAACACTGGCCAGTATGGTGGATGATTCAAGCTTCACTCTGACACTTCCCAATGGTCAAACATGGAAACCACAAAACTTCAGCAAACAATCCCATGAGGATGTTTTACTGATTGATGCCTTAGCCCACTCTTACAACATAGCTACCGTTCGCCTTGGAATGGAAGCAGGTTTGGATGAGGTCATTAATACGTTGAACCGATTAGGCATTAAACGTCAGCTCGATGCCTACCCCTCGCTCTTATTAGGTGCTCAGGGCTTATCTCCGCTTGAAGTCGCGACAATGTATCAAACCATTGCTGCCAATGGTTTTCAGACCCCTGCCCGAGCTATTCGCACGGTCACAGACAGTCAAGGTGAAGCGCTATCCAGCTATCCATTCCAACTGCGTCAGACTATCGATGCAGATGATGTTTATCTGATTCAAACAGCCATGCAAGAAGTCACTCACAGTGGCACGGCTGCCAGCATTTACTCCAGCTTACCCAGTCATATCAATACTGCCGGTAAGACGGGCACAACCGATGATCAACGAGATAGCTGGTTTGCGGGTTTCAGCAATAATCGTCTCGCCGTGGTATGGCTTGGTCAGGATGATAATTCCCCCTTACCATTCACCGGTTCAGGCGGAGCGTTGCGTGTCTGGAAAAACTTTATGAGGAGTCAGCCTCTGGAATCGTTTGAGGCACCATTGCCTGACGATATAAAATGGCTCTGGATAGACACACAAACGGGCTTTTTATCCGCTCAAGAATGTGAACATTCCCGACAACTGCCTTTCATCTCGGGAACAGAGCCTGTCGAGATGTCTGAATGTGTCACTCAGCCAGGACAGCAATCTAATCCGGTGACTCGGTCACTGGACTGGATTAAAGATTGGTTTCAATAAGGGTTAACAATGACAAATTCTGCTTTACGCTTTTTCATGACGGGTTTGATGTTAAGTATGCTTGCGGCATGTTCGACGACACCTTACCAGCCATCTCAACCACCCGTGGATGATCGAAGCAGCGAACCGACGCTGCCACAGCCGCCGGAAACACCTACTTACCCGCCAGTAGAGGATGTCACTCCTGAACAGCCAAGATCTGCTCAGCCAGCACCATCCCCCCAGGTACAAACACCGATAAAACAAAGTCCTGCTGTCGTGGCGTTACTGGATAAAGCGGAACAAGCGAGAGTAAGTGGTGACTTACGGGGCGCACAAAACAACTTGCAGCGTGCGCAACGTATAGCACCGCGGGATCCTAAAGTGTATTACTCACTCGCTCAGACACATATGAGTCTGGAAGATTATGACCTTGCAGAACAGGTCGCGCTTAAAGGTGTCTCCTTATCATCTGGTAATAATGTACTGCTTAAGCGTTTCTGGCAGTTACTGACCGAAATAAGACTCAGAGCAGGAGATGTCTCGGGTGCCGAAGTGGCGAAACTCAGAGCACAGAAATATTAAGCAGACTGGCTAAGTTGCTGATAAAGAGAAGGGTAGTCTGTCAACAGTTCGGTCATGCCCTCAATGTCAAAGACTTCCACTTTTTCTAGAAGCTGTTGCGCGTAATGAGCTAATGGCGTGAATGTTTCTTTCTCTGCGATTTGCTTCAGATCAGCAGCAAAACGTTTAATTTCACTCATATTGTTGCTTTCATTGACCATTTTCCAAATCGGCATTTTGCTCTCCATAAAGCTAAGGATCACTGGTAATACGGCCATTTCATGATCGGACAATGTCAGGCCGCGAGTCTCTTCAGATCCGTCAGGTATCGAAGCTTCATGTTCTAAAAATTCTGCCAGCTTGCTGTAAAGTTCAGACTTTTTGACCGGCTTACGGATATGGTCATCAAAATGCTCTGATTTAAGACGTTCGAAGTCATCTTTCATTACAGATGCTGTCAGGGCGATGATCGGGATATTGAATTCCGCTTTAATTTTCTCTGCCGCCTGATACCCATCCATCACAGGCATACGCAGATCCATCAGAATCAAATCAATACCTTGGGCTTTTACGGCTGCAACGGCCTCTTTACCATTTTCAGCTTCTACAATCTCTAGCGCAGAAGAGGAAAAGCTTTCCGTGACCAAACGACGGTTATCTTCAATATCATCCACCACAAGAATAGTTGCAGGTGAAAACACAGGCAGTGAAGATGCCGAGTACTGCTTCAAGCTTGAATCAGCCGCAATTGATGCGACGACAACGTTATTCAGATGCACCGTAAAAGTAGACCCCTTACCTACTTCACTTTTCACTGTGAGAGCTCCACCCATTAGTTTAATCAGACGACTACAAATGGATAAACCGAGACCCGTTCCGCCAAATTTTGCATTGTCCTGGCCAGGCGTTTGATGAAAGTCTTCAAATATTCGATCTAACTGATCCTCAGGTATGCCTAAACCAGTATCTTCAATATCAATTCGTAATTTTAGATGACTACCCACAGCGCTCTCGACACTTGCCCGCATCGTTATTCGACCTGACTGAGTAAATTTAACCGCATTTCCCAGTAAGTTGAGTAATACCTGACGCAGACGAACCACATCCAGCATCAGACTATGAGGAATGTCTGAATCGACTTCCAGAATCAGTTCAACACCTTTATTCCGTAATGGCACACTGAATATATGCGATAACTCTTCAAACAAGACATGTGGGTTGGTGGCAGCATATTGTATGTCGAGTTTTCCGGCTTCGATTTTGGATAAATCCAAAATGTCATTAATTAATAACATTAAATCATTGCCAGCCGACTGAATCGTTTTTACATAGGATTTCAACTTATTGTCTTTAACCTGCTCATAGAGCAACTCAGTAAAGCCAATAATGGCATTCATCGGCGTCCGGATTTCATGGCTCATATTGGCAAGAAACTCAGATTTTGTACGGTTAGCCACTTCCGCTTTTTCCTTCGCCTCGACGAGTTGAGCCTCCATCTCGATCCGATCCGTCATATCTACAGCGATACCTAATAACGCCTCCTGCCCCTGGTATTTGATGGGCATAATAGATACCATCATCGAGCGTTCTTCACCGTCCATTTTTTTGAATTCGACGATCTTTTGATCCACAAACCCTTGGGTTTTTATCTCATTAAGTACTTCTTCACGTTGTTTCGGGTTCGAATAAAAACTCAGAATATTAAACTGAGGTAATTCATCCAGCTGCATGTTGTAGTCTAATAATGCCTGAGGGTTAGCGGTGATGATCTGACCGTCAAAATGTGTCACGGCAATCTGTAAGGGCATATGATCAATCAAGGTTTTTGTTTGTGCTTCGGCAGCCTCACGTAAGCGGACTTGAGCGGCTAGTTTTCTATTCCAGAATAAAATCCAAGCCACCACAACTAAAAACAAGATCACAATTTTCAACATCAAACTGTAATCGACAATCGCCGCATATTTATCTTTCCCCCACTCATCAAGTATGCGTTGCTTATCTGCGAGTGAGATAGCATTAAAGGCCCGGTTAAAAAGGCTAACCATCGGTTGATAAGCCTCGCTAAAACCAAATGCCAATGAGGTTTTGAAGCCGGTTTCCCCTACTATGCGTATGTTGTTGATACTCATTTCGGCAATGTGATAACTGGCCTGAGCCAGTGTGGCTATTAATGCATCTACTTTTCCAGTAGACACGGCAGTCAAACCCTCTTGAATCGACATGACTTCAATAAAGTTGATATCTGGATACTGACTACGAATATTATCTACATAGCCATATTCATGAATCACGGCAATTTTTTTCTTTTTTATTGACGAGATATTTTCGACATAAACATTATCATCACGCATGACAATGACTATTGGACTGTTTAAATATGGCCTGGTAAAGGTCAGAAACTGACCCAGTGTTGAATCACTGGTTTCTGAAATCATATCGACCTTACCTGCTTTAATAAGCTCAATTGACTCTGCCCAAGTGGAAGTAGGCACGTACTCAATAGTGATGCCCAGTTTGTTTTCTATCAGTTGCAAATACTCAGCAACAATACCGATATAATTTCCATCTTTATCAAAGGCTTCATATGGTAACCAGTTAGGGTCACCGGTTAAGCGAATTGTTTTATGCTCGTTTAACCAGAATTGTTCACTCGGTGACAAAATAATATTCTTCGATACGGCCTCATCGGTAATATTTCGTTTAAACCATTTATCATCGATACTACGTTTCTGTACTGCTGATATCGCAAGTAAAGCTTTATCAATAATGGATGACAACATCGGCTCTGATTTTTGCGTAGCCATGTAGAGATTCTCACTCCCTAAATAGCGTGTCGACTGTAATGGTTCGATATTCAAAATAGCTTTGTTATCAAGTTTGTAGCTCAAAACAGCATAAGTGTCGTATAACAGTTCGGCGTCGCCATTCACAACTAAGTGAATAGCCTCATCTGATGAGCCGGTTTCAATGATATTAAGTTTGGGGAAATAGCGTTTGATCGTACTAATCCTGGAGTCATCTTTTGGTAAAGCCACTCGCAATCCATCCAGCGAGTTTTTATTGTCGAGTTTAATGTCATTACGAATAAAAAAATATTCAACAGCCTCATGATACGGACTGGAGAATGTCATATAAGCCATTTTTTCCTGCGTCATAAATACTGCAGGTAATAAATCAATCTCTCCATCAACAAACTGTTTTAGATGATCACGCCAAGAGCCTTCCGTTTCATAGGTAAATTTTAAGCCTGTTAATGAAGAAACGATGTTGAGATAGTCCCTGGCAATACCGATATATTGGTTATTCTCATTCACAAAATCATAAGGTGGCCATTCACTTCCGGCCCCCACAATAATTTCAGGATGGGTGTCTATCCAGGCAATTTCTTCTTTCGTTAATAGCACAGGTGATTGGTACTGAGCTCGGACTGTTTCCGCGGCGGATTGGACAGTTGGACTATAGAAGATGAGGATTGAATTCAGTAACAGAATGAACGTTGTGATTAATGTCATTCTTGTGGTTACTAAAGGATAATTCATCTTATAAGCATCTATTTAACAATGTCAGCAAACTGATCGAGGTGGCTTATCATCAAGTCGACTAACTCAGGATCAAAGTGATAACCGCGCTGTTCCTGGATGAAAGCAACCGCATCATCAACTGTCCAAGCTGTTTTATAGCAACGTTGATGAGTCAAGGCATCAAATACATCCGCCAGAGCAACAATTCGCCCATAGATGTGTATGTCAGATCCTTTTAAACCACGGGGATAACCGCTCCCATCCCATTTTTCATGATGCTGATAGGCAATAATCGCGGCTGATTTAATTAATTTTCGTTTGGAACCTGATAATAATTTATACGCGTTTGTCGTATGCGATTTCATCACCTCAAATTCTTCTGGCGTATATTTTCCTGGCTTGTGAAGAATCTCATGAGGGACTGTCATCTTGCCGATATCATGCATGGGTGAGGCATGGTAAAGAGTATCGGCATCAGTATCGTTTAATGTGGGATGCAGTTTGGCCAAGAGTGCAGAAATCTCAGCCACTCGCCTAATGTGTTTACCTGTTTCATCTG of Methylophaga marina contains these proteins:
- a CDS encoding thioredoxin family protein, producing the protein MALETPVCEFGLPAVDFSLPGTDGKIWTLEDCRGENGLLVMFICNHCPYVKAVIDRLVRDTNELKALGINSVAIMSNDVNEYPEDAFDNMKQLAIQQAFSFPYLYDETQQVAQAYGAVCTPDFFGYNSDLQLQYRGRLDASRKEAAASDVRRDLFEAMKQVAETGHGPENQIPSMGCSIKWRAA
- the tkt gene encoding transketolase, with the protein product MATRRHLANAIRALSMDAVQKANSGHPGAPMGMADIAEVLWNDHLKHNPNNPNWADRDRFILSNGHGSMLIYSLLHLSGYDLPMDSLKTFRQLHSQCAGHPEYGYAPGVETTTGPLGQGITNGVGFAMAEKLMADQFNKPGHDIVNHHTYVFMGDGCLMEGVSHEACALAGTWGLGNLIAFWDDNNISIDGHIDGWYTDDTVKRFEAYGWHVQSVDGHDSDAINAAIEAAKKVTDKPSLICCKTIIGFGSPNKSASHDCHGAALGEEEVALTRKELGWDYEPFVIPEDVYAGWDAKAKGDAAEAEWNKKFDAYAAEYPELAAEFKRRMAGELPADWKQFTDKMIADFNDKAESVASRKASQNVITALAPELPEFIGGSADLTGSNLTSCSSFKHVSGKESGNYISYGVREFGMYAIMNGMALHGGLLPYGGTFHMFSDYAKSALRMAALMKQRTIAILTHDSIGQGEDGPTHQPIENTAGLRYIPNMDVWRPSDETEVAVAWVAAVERKDGPSSLVLSRQGIPGRKHDTADFEGIRKGAYVLSEAEGGAADVIIIATGSEVDLAVKAQEELKADGVKARVVSMPSTNVFDRQDQAYKDSVLTPGVKRVSVEAGVTDFWRKYVGLEGGVVGIDTFGESAPGGVLMKHFGFTVENVVKTVKSVL
- a CDS encoding phosphoglycerate kinase codes for the protein MSVIKMADLDLAGKRVLIRQDLNVPLKKGVVADGTRIHASLPTIEMALKAGAKVMIMSHLGRPTEGEYEHQYSLAPVANYLSALLDRPVRLEQNWLEPEFIPVEAGEVVLCENVRFNKGEKANDEALSRRMAKLCDVFVMDAFGTAHRAQASTHGVAKYAPIACAGPLLATELEALAKALDNPARPLVAIVGGSKVSTKLTVLESLSKKVDQLIVGGGIANTFIAAEGYQVGNSLYEEDLIDTCKKLRAEAQNRGGDIPVPVDVVCGKHFAENAEAETKKVADIVADDMIFDIGPKSAAALTEILKNAGTIVWNGPVGVFEFNQFGEGTKEVAMAIAESDAFSIAGGGDTLAAVSKYKICDDISYISTGGGAFLEFLEGKKLPAVDILEQRAAQS
- the mrcB gene encoding penicillin-binding protein 1B, whose protein sequence is MLKIAFTLLVLLGLLTLFLDVQIRSQFEGKRWAVPAKVYARPLELYAGAPLSLSDLKIELKGLGYQFRSKAAQPGQAAFSSSKAIIATRGFRFSDGMEPARKLILDFNAEGVTRLRDYQGQDVPLVRLEPVLIGGIYPLNNEDRDLIQLKDAPPMLSEALIAIEDRDFYQHHGISPKGIARAMVANIKAGSFVQGGSTLTQQLIKNFYLTSDRSLVRKLLEIPMALLLELHYDKDDILEAYLNEVYLGQDGARAIHGFGLGAHYFFAQPLQELKLHQLALLAGLVKGPSYYDPRRHPERAKNRRNLVLKVLYEQDKITQQQYQQARNANLDVVEKGTLLKEAYPAFLDLVKRQLRRDYRDEDLNSEGLRVYTSLDPITQRHAESSLKSTIASLQQHHGSKLKSLQGSMVVTDPQTGEVLAVIGDKNTRYKGFNRALDSVRPIGSLVKPAVYLTALEQGKTLASMVDDSSFTLTLPNGQTWKPQNFSKQSHEDVLLIDALAHSYNIATVRLGMEAGLDEVINTLNRLGIKRQLDAYPSLLLGAQGLSPLEVATMYQTIAANGFQTPARAIRTVTDSQGEALSSYPFQLRQTIDADDVYLIQTAMQEVTHSGTAASIYSSLPSHINTAGKTGTTDDQRDSWFAGFSNNRLAVVWLGQDDNSPLPFTGSGGALRVWKNFMRSQPLESFEAPLPDDIKWLWIDTQTGFLSAQECEHSRQLPFISGTEPVEMSECVTQPGQQSNPVTRSLDWIKDWFQ
- the gap gene encoding type I glyceraldehyde-3-phosphate dehydrogenase; amino-acid sequence: MTIRVGINGFGRIGRMAFRAAIKDFTDIEVVAINDLLDPEYLAYMLKYDSVHGRFHGEVEVRDGNLVVNGKTIRITAERNPADLKWDEVGADLIIECTGFFLTEESCQAHIEAGAKKVVQSAPSKDHTPMFVFGVNHKDYDGQSIVSAASCTTNALAPVAKVLHDSFGIKRGLMTTVHAATATQKTVDGPSMKDWRGGRGILENIIPSSTGAAKAVGKVLPDLNGKLTGMAFRVPTSDVSVVDLTVELEKDASYDDICTAMKAASDAELKDVLGYTDESVVSTDFRGHTAPSNFDAGAGIALDKTFVKVVAWYDNEYGYTCNMMRLVQYVGR